From the genome of Longispora fulva:
TTCTGCAGAGCGGACAGCGCGTCGGCGGTCTCCTCGGCTACCTCTACGGCCCCGGCCGCCACCACGAGCACACCGACCCGCACATCGTCGCGTCGTGGACCAGGGAGACCGTCACCCTGGACCCGCCCCTCAACCAGGCGACCGGACGGCGCGACTTCCGCAACCTCGTGAGTCTCCTGCACGCCCCGGTCGACGCGATGCCCGCAGAGTTCCGGCCCGCCGACCCCGTCTACCACGTCGCGGTCCGCAACCGGGCCGATGACCGGATCCTGTCCGACGCCGAGTGGCAAGACGTCGCCGAGCAGATCATGCACGACACCGGCCTGGCGCGCCGCGACGACCCGGACGGCGTCCGGTGGATCGCGGTCCGCCACGCCCCAGACCACATCCACATCGTCGCCACCCTCGCCCGCGCCGACAACCGCATCGCCCGGCACGAGAACGACTGGCTGCTGATGCGCAACACCTGCAAGGTGTTCGAGCGCCGCTACGGGCTGGTCGAGACCGCCTCCGCCGACCGCACCGCCGCCCGCCGCCCCACCCGCGCCGAGACCGAGAAGGCCCGACGAGCAGGCCGCCACGAGACGGCCCGCGAACGGCTCCGCCGCGAAGTCCGGGTCGCCCTCGCCGCGGCGACCAACGAAGCGGAGTTCTTCGCGAACCTGCGCACCGCCGGCGTCATGGTGCGGCTCCGTCACTCCAGCACCAACCCGCTGGAGGTCACCGGCTACTCGGTCGGCCTCCCCGACACCCAAGCAGCCAAGGGCGGCACCATCTGGTACGGCGGCGGCAAACTCGCAGCCGACCTCACCCTGCCCAAGATCCGCCACCGCTGGAACCCCGAACCGGAGGCACCGGCCCCGGCGGATCCGAAGCCCGCCGACCCCGGACCGGCTCCGGCGCCGCAGCCCACCGAAGCCCCGACGCCGCCACCGGCAGCAGAGCCCGAACCACAGCAGGCGCCGTCTCGCCCACAGCGGCCACGGCTCAGCCCCGCCGAACGCCGCCAGATCTTCGACCAGGCGGTGCGCGCCGTCATCGGGGCCGCCGCCGACATCCGCCGCCTGCAGGGCACCGACCCGGCCGCCGCCGCGGCCATCGCCTACGCGGCCTCGGACACCCTCACCACCGCCGCCCGGATCCTGGAGGGACGCCGGGGCGGACCGCTCAGCCACGCCGCCGACGCCCTCGATCACGCCACCCGCCCCCGCAACGGCCACCCGGAGCCGATCCCGCCCAGGGCCGCGCCCCGCACCCAGTACCTGCGTTCATCCACCCGGCTATTGGCCGCCGTCCGCCGGGTCAACCCCGACGACAAGGGGCTGCAGGTCGCCGAACTCATGACCCAACTCGCCTCGCTGTCCGACACCGTGGCCGACCTGCGCGCCAGCCAACGCCGGCTCGCCCAGGCCAATGCCGCCCGCCGGGCCGCCGAGCTCCTGCGCGAGCAGGCCGCCCGCTACCCGGCCCCCACCATCGCCCCCACCCGCCCGGACCGGCCGACCCGCCGGCCGACCCCACCCCGCCGACCCACGCCCCGACCCGGGCCAGGGCCGGCACCGAGCCCGTAGAACAAGGAGTAGGCGATGACCCAGCCCATCCGCGGAGTACACGACGAATACGGCGACCCGCTACAGGAAGCCTCTCGTGCCCCGATCAGCAACGCCGTCGTCGCGACGTCGTTCCTCGAAGCCCTCGCCCGCTGGCAGCACAGCCGCGCCCAGGACAAGGCCGAGCAAGCCGAGCGCGCCGCAGCCAACGACCGCAAGACCGCAGAACAAGACCGCAAGTTCGTAGCCGACCTCGCCCGGTCCAACTCCGTCCGCGAGGCCGCCGGCAGGCTCGTCTACGAGCGCGCCTTCGAGCCCGGTTTCATGCAGCAGGCCGACCTGCGCACGCTCGGCGAGACATGGGCCGCCGCCGAAGCCCAGCACCGGTACAACCCGCGTGCCCGCGAAGCCATGGAGCGCGTCGAGGACCGGCTGTTCGACGCGATCCCCGCGCACATGGTGCAGTACGACGTCTGGATCGACCAGGGCGTGCCGCCCCGCGACGCGATGGCCCGGGTGTTCGCGCGCGTCGACAATGTCACCCCGCCGCCAGCGGAGACGGCGCGTCCGACCCGCGACCGCGCTGGAGCGCTCGAAGGCCCGCAGCCGGAGATCCAGCCCATCGCCACCCCCGACACCCCGGCCGCCGGTGCCCGGGAGGACCGGGGTGCCGTCGTTCTCGTCGGCGGCGTCTCGGACCACCTGATCCGGCCGCCGGTCGAGCCCGACGAACTCGCGCGGCTGCGCGCAGAGGTCGTCTCACTGCACCGCATCGACCGGTACCTGGAGGCGACCTCTGGCCCCGAAGGCATCAGCCCGCAGCTCCAGCAGCGCCAGCAACTGGTCCACGACAACCTCAAGCTCCAGATCAGCCGGCTGGAAGTCCTCCTCGCCCCAGCCCCGGAGACCGTGACACTCGACCAGCTCCGCGAGGAAGCCAAGCGGCTCACCATGATGGTGAACCTCCGCCAGGACTACCTCAACGAGATGGTCACCGAGTACGTCACCCGCCCCGATGTGGCACCCAGCTACATCGAATTCCTCGGCCGCAAAGTCGACCAGCACTCAGCGAACCTCCGCACGATCGAAGGCGAACTGCTCGCCGAACCCCACCCCGGCAGGGCGGACAACGAGCGCAAGAAAGCCGCGTACGATATGACCACGCCCGACCTCGCGGCGACATCTACAGTGGACGAGCACGCCCAGGGCGTCATCGACGCCCGCCGGCACCTCGGCGTCGCCGAGCAGGACACCGCAGCACCCCGCAGCGCCCCGCAGCTGGCGATGGAGTCGTTCCCGACCCCGGCCGCCGCCGATGTGGCCGCGGCCAAGGCCAAGCCGACTGGCCCGGCGCCCCGGCCCCGCAAGGCCGCTGCCCCGGCGCCCCGACCCGCAACACCGAACACGGGGGGATGACCTCGATGCTGACCGTGCACCGCGACGACCCAGAGGGCGCGACGTACTCCGAGGTCAAATGCGATCTCGAACTCACCGACGACTGCCACTACACGCTCGAAATCGATGGCGAGCCCGGCCAGACCGAAGAGCAGGTCGCCGCCGTGGCGGCCTCCGAACACGGCTGGGTGTTCAACGTCCGGCAGCACAAGTGGGCGTGCCCGCCCTGTGCCGCCCGAGACCAGCAGCGCCGCCGCGCCTCCACTCTCGCCAGCGAGGCGTACCCCCGCGCGATCAGCGACGACGTCATCGAAGCCGCCGCCCGCGCAGAGAAGTAACCCGCGCCACTAACCGGAAATATTGTTGATCAAACCGTGGCCCGTTGGCACACTTGATCTACAACGCGAGGTGAAAACCCGCCCGATCGGCCCACTTCCCCCGTGGTGTGTCGCGCGGGCGGCGTTGCGAACAGTTCCACATGCGTCGAGCCCCGCCGGTTGTCCGGTGGGGCTCGACGTGTCTCTGGGCGAGTCGAGCTTGACATGTACGTACAGGTGTTCGATAGCCTGGTCGACGTGCCAGTCCAGTTGACCCGCATTGACGGGCGATCCAGTTTCGTATCGGTACCGCCCTCTCCCTGCCCGGAGTGTCGCGTCATCCTGGCGTGTGAGGACGCCCGAGTGGAGTGGGAACGGCACGGCACAGAACTGCGGGCCATCTGGATCTGTACCTGCGGAGCACGCCTGCCCGAGGTTTACGGCCAGTAGACAACGCGCCTACCAACGCCTCGTTATCCACAGCACCCGAGTTATCCACAGGGCCCCCACGCGCCCGGGTGCGGGCTGCGAGGGTGTTCGTGCGGGGCGAGGTCACCGCACGAACGCCGGCCACGGCCGCGGCAGGTGGGGCGGTCACGTTCGGCAGGCCACTCGCCGGAAGGGGCGCGGCATCCAGCCGCGCCCCTTCCGTTCAGCACCAGCTCCTTAGCCGCCGCGCCCGACCGTGGACTCCGGGCAGGACGGGCCGTAGCTAGTGCTTCGCCTCCCGTCGGAACGCTCGCACGTCGAGCGTCCCCGCCGCGAGGAAGCCGACACCAAGGGCGGGCGGAAGCCAGGGGCCGACCACCGCCCATCCTTCGTGATCTGGGGTGAGCACGAGGGCCAGGAGCGTCAACGCGGCGACGATGACGACCGCCCCGCCCCGCCAGACCTCCCGGGACCGCAGTTCCAGTCGGCGTACCTCTTCGGGCACTGCGGTCCCGCGCAGCGCGGCGTGCCCCTTGGCCAGGGAGACCACGGCGCCGATGAACAGATGCACGATGACGTTGGTCAAGCACGTGATCACCGTGAGCAGGACCAGGGCCGCTGGCCAGTTGTAGGGCGTCACGACCGGTCATCCCACCAGGTGCAGCGCCAGGCCCGGACCGCGAACAGCGCGGCCCCCGCCAGGAAGAACCCCGTCGCCGCGCCGGCTAGCCACAGCAGGACGCCCCTGGCCGGGCCGGTGTCGGCGGGCAGGATCGAGGCGAGCGTGCCCCAGCCGACGGCGAACAGCACGCCCGCGGTGAGGTACAGCCCGAAGTGGGTCAGCTCCCGGGAGAGGTTCGGGTCGCCGGCCATCAGACGCCGTCCCGGGCGTTGTCGCGGGCGCGGGCCCGCCCGACGAGCAGGCACAGGCCGACCGCGACCACCACGAGTGTGACCACGAGCGCCAGCGCCCGCCAGGCGGCCAGGGGCCGGGTCCAGCTGATCGTGACCGCCAGCCCGCATCCGGTCTGGCCGGGTGGGCACTCGATCGGCTCGAAGTGCAGGAAGTACTGGCCCTTGTCCAGACAGACCTGGTCGCCGCACTGCCGGGGCGCCCAGCCCTCATCCTTCGCGCGCTGCACGGCGTCGGCGACCGTGGGCGGCTCGTGCAGCCGCCACGTGATCGAGGTGTGCCGGGCACCGGCCGGGCCGTCGACGGTGGGCGCGGAGACGTCCCACTCAGGCGGGGCGAGGTCGGTCATCTCGGCCACGGCCTGCTCGCGCAGGTCCGTGTCCGTTCGCGGTTTGATCAGCGCGCCCACGCAGCCGAGGATCAGCACGATGATCGCGGCGGCCAGGACGCGGCGGGCGGTTCGGCTCATGCTCTGCTCCTGCTCGGGATGACGGCGGGCCGGACGGCACCGCCGGAGGACGAGATTGAGGTCGACGCGGGCGGAGGCCGGCGGCGCAGGCGTGCCCACCGGCCACCGGCGGCCACCAGCAGGACGGCCACGGTCGCGGGGAACGCCAGCGCGTCGCGGATCCACGGATCCGACCAGCTGATGGCCACCCGCAACCGGCACGCACGCAGGCCGGGCCGGCAGGGTGATTCGACGGTCAGCCGGTAACCGGCCTTGACCCAGCACGACAACGGCGGCCCGCACGGCTGGGCTGTCCATCCGTTCGCGCGAGCCCGCGCCGTCAGCACCGTGTCGGTCGCAGCCGGCTGGTCGAGCCGCCAGCCGATGAGGGTGTCCACGCCATCGGCGACCGCTACACCCCAGTCGGCCGGTACCAGCTCGCGCAGTTGCCGTTCGGCGGCGTGCCGGGTGGCCCGTCGGTCCAGAGCCGGCACGGCGAGGGCGGCCACCGCGATCAGCGCCGCGGCGACCACCATCCACACCACGGCTGCCCGCCTCACCGCGGCCCGCCAGGCTGGTACCGGACCCACAGGTCCAGCCGGGGACCGAGCAGGCTCACCCCTGCCGTCTGGCGGGTCATGAACTCCGCGGCGGGCAGCGCCGGGATCTGGTCGTGGACGATCGCGGCCAGCAGGCCCGGCCAGACCTGATCTGCGGGCAGCCGCACCCACTGGCCTGGCCACCGTCGCGCCCGCTCGGCGGCGGTGGCCAGGTCGGGAGTCCGCACGGTCGGGGCCCACCGGCGGTTCACAGCAGCCTGACCGGGTGCTGCGAAAACCACATCCCGCACTCGATCACGAAGCAGATGTGCAGGCTGGAGGTCCAGTCTGACCGATCCGACTCCGCCCGCTTCACCACCCACGCGACCGTGTCCCGGTCGAGCAGAGTCCACACCGGAGACGACGACTCGGCCAGCAGGTCCCGGGCCGCGCCCCACAAGTACCGCTGGAACTCGATCGACGCGGCCACCGGGAAGCCGGACTTGCGCCGCCACGCAACCTTCTCCGGCAGCAAGCCCTCCACCGCCCGGCGCAGCAGACCTTTCTCCATGCCGGCCTGCCTGCGCCACTCGATCGGGATGCTGCGCGCGTACTCCACCAGCGGCAGGTGCAGGAACGGCACCCTGGCCTCCACACCCACCGACATCGCGAGGCGGTCTTTGCGCCGGAGCAGGAACTGCAGGTAGTACTCGTCGGTGAGGTGGTAGATCTCCCGCAGCCGCCGGGCCGGGCCACGTTCCCCGCGCAGATGCGGCACCTCGTCCAGGGCCTCCTGGTAGCGCTGCCGGCGGTAGGCGCCGGGCTGCACGGCCTCCGTGACGTCCTTGCGCAGCAGGTAGTCCATCGGGCGGTAGGACCGCGTCCAGGGGAAGGTGTCCGGCTCGGCACCGCTGAGTTGGTGCCAGGCGTAGCCGCCGGCCAGCTCGTCGGCGCCCTCGCCGGACAGCACCACCGGCGTGTGGGGACCGAGGTGTTCCAGCAGCAGCCGCAGTGGCACGTTGATCGGCCCGTACCCGGGCAGGTCCATGGCCTGCACGGTCGCGGCGTGCCCGGCGATCAGGTCCGTCACCGTGACGTAATGCGTGGTGTGCCTGGAGCCGATGTGTTCGGCGACCAGCTCGGCGTACGGGGTGTCCCGGTCGACGTGGAGGGCGGAGGAGGCGTAATTGCCGCCGCCGTCGTAGTCCACCGCCCAGGTCGGCAGCCCGTCGACGTCGAGCAGCGCGGCGATCGAGCTGGAGTCCAGCCCGCCGGACAGTAGCGCCCCGACCGGCCGATCCGCCCCGCTCTGCGCGGCGACCGCTTCCTCCAGCAGGCCGCGGAGCGTGTCGACGGTGGTCGTCACGTCGTCGGGATGCTCGTGCGGGGTCCACCGCCAGTACTGCCGGACCTTGGCGTGACGTCCGGTGACGGTGACGATCGTGCCGGGCCGTACATCCTGCAGCCCGGCGAACACGGCGTGACCCGGGCTCGTGTTCGGGGCCAGGGCGAACAGCTCCGCGATCCCGGTACGGTCCAGGGCCGCCTCCACCCGCGGGTGCTGCAGCACCGCCTTGGCTTCCGAGCCGAACACCGTGCCCCCGTCGCCGGTCCTCGCGTACAGCAGGGGCTTGATCCCGAGGTGGTCACGGACCAGGAACAGCGACCTCACCGCCTCGTCCCAGACGGCGAAGGCGAACATGCCCACCAGGCGCTCGGGCGCGGCCGGACCCCACTCGATCCACGCCCGCAGCACCACCTCCGTGTCGGACCGGGACGTGAACCGATGGCCGAGTTGCTGCAGCTGCCGTCGCAGCTGGCGGTGGTTGTACACCTCGCCGGAATAGACCACCGCGACCAGCCCGCCGGCCCGGCCGACGGCCGTCATCGGCTGGGCGCCCCCGGCGGCGTCCAGCACCGCCAGCCGGGTGTGGCCGAGCGCGATCTCCTCGCCGATCAGCACGTCGTCTGCGTCCGGGCCGCGCGGCAGGAGCGCGTTGGTCATCGCCCGGATAACCTCGGGTTCGTTCTTCGGGCTGATCGCCCAGCTCGTGTAGCCGGTGATGCCGCACATCGTGTTCTCCCTCAGCGTGGTCGTGGTTGTCGGGAACGGTTGCGATGCCTGTCGGCGGTCGCCGGCAGGCGGGATCAGCGGGGGCGAGCTCGGAGCGCGAGGCGCTATGGCGTCGGTGGGTTGGCCCGGGGCGGATCCCACCAGCCGTCGGGCGCCGGGCGGGTGATCAGGTCGGTGGTGGGGATGTGCCGGTCGGGGGTGCAGGCGGCGAACGGCCCGGCCTGCCCCATCAGCAGCGGCTGGTGATGGTCGAGCCGTTCCCGGCACCACAGCTCGATCCCCAGCGGCTGGGTGCGCAGGTGCTCCCAGCTGCGCCACAGCGATTCCAGGCGCACGATCGCCTCGGGGTGGTCCCACCAGGCCGCGCACCACCGGTACGCGCCGCCGTGCTGCCGGGCATAGATCAGGGAGAAGTGCTCGACCACCCAGGACTCCAGATCCGGGTACCGCAGTTCGACCTCGGCCGGCGTCTTCGCCTCGGCGGGCTGCGCACCGGAGTTGGAGATCAGGGTTTCGAGTTCTTCGACTGTTCCTTCCAGGGTGTACAGCCGGGCGTCGGCGGTGTCGTAGTCCAGGCGCAGCTGAGCGACCTCGGCGGTCAGGATCTCCTCGGGGTCGGCCATGGTCAGTCCTGCGGGAAGGCGAGCTGGGCCCGCTCCTTGAGGTCGGAGGTCGCCGCGGCGACGTCGGCGGTGATCTGCTGGGCGTTCGGCCCGGTCTGCCAGGGCAGCAGCTTGAGCTTCGCCGCCATGCAGCCGGTCGCCAGCAGCAGGCTGGTGAACGTCTCCAGCTCGCGGATCTGCGCGGGCGTCAGCTTGCGTTCCTTGCGCAGCGACACCGAT
Proteins encoded in this window:
- a CDS encoding relaxase: MIGRVLQSGQRVGGLLGYLYGPGRHHEHTDPHIVASWTRETVTLDPPLNQATGRRDFRNLVSLLHAPVDAMPAEFRPADPVYHVAVRNRADDRILSDAEWQDVAEQIMHDTGLARRDDPDGVRWIAVRHAPDHIHIVATLARADNRIARHENDWLLMRNTCKVFERRYGLVETASADRTAARRPTRAETEKARRAGRHETARERLRREVRVALAAATNEAEFFANLRTAGVMVRLRHSSTNPLEVTGYSVGLPDTQAAKGGTIWYGGGKLAADLTLPKIRHRWNPEPEAPAPADPKPADPGPAPAPQPTEAPTPPPAAEPEPQQAPSRPQRPRLSPAERRQIFDQAVRAVIGAAADIRRLQGTDPAAAAAIAYAASDTLTTAARILEGRRGGPLSHAADALDHATRPRNGHPEPIPPRAAPRTQYLRSSTRLLAAVRRVNPDDKGLQVAELMTQLASLSDTVADLRASQRRLAQANAARRAAELLREQAARYPAPTIAPTRPDRPTRRPTPPRRPTPRPGPGPAPSP
- the asnB gene encoding asparagine synthase (glutamine-hydrolyzing), which translates into the protein MCGITGYTSWAISPKNEPEVIRAMTNALLPRGPDADDVLIGEEIALGHTRLAVLDAAGGAQPMTAVGRAGGLVAVVYSGEVYNHRQLRRQLQQLGHRFTSRSDTEVVLRAWIEWGPAAPERLVGMFAFAVWDEAVRSLFLVRDHLGIKPLLYARTGDGGTVFGSEAKAVLQHPRVEAALDRTGIAELFALAPNTSPGHAVFAGLQDVRPGTIVTVTGRHAKVRQYWRWTPHEHPDDVTTTVDTLRGLLEEAVAAQSGADRPVGALLSGGLDSSSIAALLDVDGLPTWAVDYDGGGNYASSALHVDRDTPYAELVAEHIGSRHTTHYVTVTDLIAGHAATVQAMDLPGYGPINVPLRLLLEHLGPHTPVVLSGEGADELAGGYAWHQLSGAEPDTFPWTRSYRPMDYLLRKDVTEAVQPGAYRRQRYQEALDEVPHLRGERGPARRLREIYHLTDEYYLQFLLRRKDRLAMSVGVEARVPFLHLPLVEYARSIPIEWRRQAGMEKGLLRRAVEGLLPEKVAWRRKSGFPVAASIEFQRYLWGAARDLLAESSSPVWTLLDRDTVAWVVKRAESDRSDWTSSLHICFVIECGMWFSQHPVRLL
- a CDS encoding DUF4913 domain-containing protein — protein: MADPEEILTAEVAQLRLDYDTADARLYTLEGTVEELETLISNSGAQPAEAKTPAEVELRYPDLESWVVEHFSLIYARQHGGAYRWCAAWWDHPEAIVRLESLWRSWEHLRTQPLGIELWCRERLDHHQPLLMGQAGPFAACTPDRHIPTTDLITRPAPDGWWDPPRANPPTP